TATAAcagtctcaaatcacaaatctATTATTTTCCCGCTTTTATTTCCCGTTAACATCTTGATATAACCTTTAGGGCCTCTATGTTTATGCATTTCCAAAAGGGACTGGAAAAGTTGCTACTGTTTGACCAGGAGATCATGGGTTCTAGCCGTGGAAACAGCTTCTAGCAAGGATGCAAAATAAGGCTGCATACAAGAGACCCTGATTACGGTCCTTCCCCGGACCCTaagcatagcgggagcttagtgcaggACGTCCCTTTTAACGACCATTTAAGCATTGAACTTGTACTATATATATGATATATAGCGCAAGGAGACAAAACATTAAACAAGAGTAATTAAGGGCAACTAACCTTTCAATGGCAGATCAGCAATACAGGAGAGTTGGGAAGCAGCAAAATCACTTCAACAAATATACACAATTAATATAATGAATATCAACAAACAAATGGGTAAAGCACACTAAAAATACAGTGTGTAACCAACATAAAATCAAGAGAACAAGGAATTgagaaaacaaaggaaaatagCGTACCTCTAAGGGCTGCAATGATTTAGGCAACCAAGTTACCAAGTGAATTCTATATAATAAAGAACAAAAGAGTTGACTTTATGTGAATTTCATGACAACTTCAATTAGGGAATATAATATTATACCAAATGGGCATAATATATTATAAGCCATGATGGTTATAAGTAAAGGCAGATCCACAAGTTGAAATTTATGGATTCCCACAGTGGccttaaattaatatataataataggTCAGTTCAAAgtcaaatatttatagatatcTAATAGATTTCTCAAAACATATACATGGTCTGATTATATAGCACATTCACATTAGCTGGTCTATGAGGATTGGAGATTAATAAATCAAAGAAAGATGTGAGATAACAAAGAAGATGGCATACCTCTGAGTTGTTAAAATCGTGTCTACGTTCATGTTACCATCAAGTAAATTTTATATAAGGAAAGAAAGACTTGACTTTGTTAAATGGGATGACAACTTCAATTaagaaatataatatttatgagcCACATGGGTGTTAGTATTTTATAAACCAGGTTGGCATGTTATCAGTTATCACCAAGTAATTCTATATAAAAAAGAAAGACTTAACTTTATAAAATGGgtgacaacttcaattaaggatataCAATATTAGGCCACATGAGTGTTAACATAAGAAGGGGAACCTGGTGCAACGGTAAAATTGTCTCCACGTGATTTATAGATCACGGGTTTGAGTGGTGGAAGCAGCCATTAGTGCTTTTATTAGGATATGTTATttacatcacaccccttgaggTACGGTCTTTCCTAGACTGCGTAAATACATGataccttgtgcatcaggctgcCTTTATGAGTGTTAAATACAGGATAccttgttggtttgaaagtttatgacttcttgtttattatatctaaattatttatgaatactcttgagaagtcattttccttactttgcgtaccaaacaccggaaaatgaataagattactactttttttccgagaaaatattttcttggaaaacattttctgttataccaaacacaccctatattggaatctcatatgtaaaataTTCGAATTTCTAACATATTCATATTATGCTGCAGCTTTTTCGGATTTTTAAAATTGTGACTATATTTCAATTACCAtttgtaaatctggttatttcTAAACTTTTTCGCCGAGTTAAAGAAATgctttaggttgaaaattcagaGTCGCAATTCAGTTGGTAAAGCTTTAATTTTCTCTGAACACTataaaaaatctttatttttagcTAGCAATATCCAATTATCCGGATATTTTCCAACTAAGAGTTCAACTTCATTGCCCGAACACGATTGGTAATATCCAATTATCCGGATATTTTCCAACTAAGAGTTCAACTTCATTGCCCGAACACGATTAGTGCTAACCACACTAGGCGCCACCAATCTAGATATTTTCCTACTAAGAGGCTAACTTCATTACTCGAACACGATTGGTGCTGACCACACTAGGCGCTACGACGATAGCAAGAGGGGGTGGGAATAATCTTGCATCTTCACAAGCTTATTGTCCCAAAAGAACATGCACCTCTGTAAAATCACTAACTTGCTTAAAATGCTGGCATTAGCAAATAGGCTGGACAAAGTGTAGGTCCTTTGTCATATAACAAAAAATTCTTAACGCAAAGCTTTTTTCACTTAGTTCAGAAAGAAGCTTCTACAATATCAACATGGGTGAATGCATCATGGGAGTGTCGGGTTCAACTGAACTCAGTACTTTTGACGTGGAACATAAATTTAAGTGTAAAAGTTAACCAAAACTATAAAAACTActatatgaacccataactttaaaaatacaataAGTTCAATGCTAAGAACATCAGAGGTTTAATCTATAGAGTTCAAATCCTAAATCCGCCTCTGAATATAAAGCTCCAGAAATCTTGAACATGTGAAACTAGAATAGGAAAATGATAATACAATCTGTTTATCAAATACTTCTTTCTGCTTCTCTTGGGATCAATGGTGACAACCTATCTAGGGGTGGATGGATCATAACTTTTATGGATTGAACTAAAATCCAGTATTTTTGACAAGGAGCACGATCATATatgtgaaaaataactgaaatttcaataaatattaaattctgaATTCATAATCTCAAAGATACAATGAGTTCAATGCAAAATTATTAAAGATTGAACCCATCAAAGTGTATATTCTGTATCTGCCTCTGAACCTACCCGAGAATAGTGCATATGAAGTCTACTCATCGAACGTACTCATAAATCCACCAAGAAATCCAGCACCATTGCAGTCACcacataacatatcttttttacctctaaagaaaaaaagtgaaaacaTGAAGGATATGATAAATCAGACGGCGTTGCAGCATTTTTATCGACTTGCTTAAGAACAAAATTACAATATGAAACCATATTATCAAAACAAAAAGATGATAGTACAAGTACCTGCACAACCAACATAATCCACCAGCTTTGAACCGTCCATTGAAATGATCTACAGAGTTAACCCCTGTGCCTTTGCATTGTGAGCACGACACTGCACCTGAGAGCAATATGGCGTATAAGAAGCAGAACGTTCTGAACTAAATCCAAGTTGAAACGTATTATTTGAGGCCTCTGTAATCAATACGTATATATCTATTTCTGAAATAATCCCATAAAGGCAAATTTTAGCATGTAACACGGCAAGGTACCACTAAGgctgcagcagtaacaaaaaagGTTTTTGAATCCAGTACGCTGTAATTCTCAGACAAAACTTTGATTAATAATTTGAGGGAAGTTCGTAACAAAGGTGTTTTCCGTCGAGCACTCAACATCAAGAGTCAAATTACTAATTGAAGCAAATATTGTTTTAAGAAACGAAATCTCAAGTAGAGGTAAAGCAAACATTATATTGATAAAAGATATAATAGCTCTCGTACTAAAATCTAGGAGTACAAGATTTCTCACGAAAGTACTGCTTCCGTTACAGTGCTCTCCATTGCCACAATTCGATAACCATTGAATAAATAGAAAGGCAAAATTACAGTATTATGCAATATTAGTCACTTGAGACTCAAAACAGTATGAGAGTGTTTTCCGAGAGAAACACTGAGCCTTAAATCAATGACGCGAAAGAAAGTTTACAGCAATCCACTTACCATTTCCATCACAATTTTGACAGACAATGCTCCTTACTTTCGTGTCTTTGTCAGTGTCAGTGGCCTGGAAAATAGAGAATAATGTCAAAGCTCTGGCATAATTCAACCAACTCAAGGAAATAGAAGCAAAGATGATTTAGAGTTGGATCACAAAAAGAGGTGAAAGAAAAATTCTAGGAGAAAACCAAAGTTTCAATAGAACTACAGCTAGCATTAAGCCTAGGAGTTTCACATTTACAAATGAGAGACGAaaaaagaaagcgagaaaaaggTTACTGATCCCATCAGGAATGAAATTATGCCGCGTGACGCCGTTCATATAAATAGAGAGATAATTGGTATAATGCTGATGCCATCACATTAACAGAGGCAGAGCCAAGATGTCAACTTTATGGATTCTGAATTTTAGACCGGCGGCAACTTTATGGTTCTTAATTTAGTATTTTGCACATGTTTAACGCCTTTCTTAACACAAATAAGTGTTTGAGCAAATGCTACCGGGTTCGACCGAACCCATACCCGGGCTTCTAGCTCTGCGCCCCTGACCACATAGTTTTCAAATTCCCACGAACAAGTTTATTTGGCGGTTTACTTAGCCAAGTAGTGTCACCACAATACTGGACCAGTTTGAGCACAAAAACTTCTTAAGAACATTCATTGCTCCCGTCTCAAGTCAAGACTATGAGCACACAAACTTCTTAAAACCCTCCTCTCCATTCTCAAGTCAAGACTATAAGTCCATGAGCCCCCTTTAGTCCACCTAGCTCTGTACCGCCATCACGCTCTGAGTTATATATGTCTAATGCCATACTGGATCTTAGCCTTAGTGTCTAAACATTAAAGTCAAAAAATGTAGCCATTGCATATCAATTGAGCACATTTAACTGCAAATTTTCACAATTATCTAATACATAGAGGTCCAAAATTACCTTCACTTCCACAACTCTTGGAGCTGTAGGTAACATCTTTGATCCATTGAATCTTTCCTCCGGTGCAATTCCCATTAATCAGATTTAGACCTGACAAGAATATAAGATATCCCAATTACTACACACAAAAAAGAAATTTGAACCTTTACAACCGAACACATTAGCATTCTACACTTGCAGACCCATAAACAAACACAAAGAGTGACAATTATGCGTAAAGTCACTGAAATTTATCCACTGTAACAGTAAATACAAGTTTTTCACTACATTGAAGTAACCGCTACATGGTGTTCCTATCGCCTcgtttttcttattatcttgttgttgttactccTTCATGCTACTgctttcttttcatctttccttGAGCCGGGAGTCTATCAGAAACAGCCTTTCTACCTTCAaagtaagggtaaggtctgcgtacacactatcctccccagaccccacttatgggattataCTCAGTTTGTTGTTGTTGCCGGTGCTGTTGAAGTAACTAAACATTACCAACTATAATAGTTATTGAACTTTATCCATTAACAGTTTAGCCACATTAATGTACTTGAACTTTAACCACTATAACAATAAAATTCAGCTTCTTTTAAGTGTCAAAATATACTTTTGTGACTAGATTGTTATAGAAGGTGAAAAAGGGCAGTCTGGTGCACTAAGCTATAGTGGTCCGGGGAAGGAcggaccacaaaggtctattgtaTAGAACCTTAGACTGTATTTCTGCAAGAGCCTGTTTCCAGGGCTTGAACCCGCTACCTCTTGTCATGGTAATAATTTTactagttacgccaaggctcccttcCATTGTTATGAAAGGTAAAGTAACTAAAGTTTAACCACTACAATAGTTACTGAACTTTACCCATTTATAACAATTTTAGTCACATTAAAGTAACTAACTTTATCCATTAAAACAATAAAACTCAGCTTCATTTATTTAACAAACCATAATTGACAGAAAATACAACTACCTATTAAGCAAAAAGGGATAAATAAATTACAAGAACAAATAGAAGCCGGAATTTACCTGGTTTATTGACAGAATTGAATGAAGCTAAAGGTGAGAAACACAGAGAGTTTTCCATTAAGAAAATGAAATTCAGCTGTTTCTTGAATTAGTTGAAGTAACAAATTTGAGATGGAAAAAAGAAGTGAAGTTGGGAAAAGTGAAAGAGTTGCTAATTAAAGTGCTGGAAAATGTTAGGTTATAACGAAAACTACATGCAGCCGCAGGTTTACTACATAAGGATTATTCCTTTTTTGGTCTCTCCCCTCCGTTGATCTAGACTAAAATCTAAAAGTAAAATGACTAATATAACCTTCTCTCCAGCAGCCAAATAAGCAATAAAATATCTTCCATCCCATTCTTCGTGTCGTTTTATcccaaaaaatactttaaaatatcTGTTGTTGTAAAAAATACTTGAGaatgttatgaatagtttgtacattggatgcccatatcgttaataacttaaagattaaatctcttactttatgtccatcatctttactttttatgcctataaaaggccatgcAATTGCAATAGAAAGATACatcaaagtgaaagaagaaagcacttctcccttctttctatctcttcttatttacatctTACTGCATTGCTTtcattttataacacgttatcagcacgaagctctaattttattcttaagtcccgctaagttgagccatattttattaaggtgtatatcattataatcattttatttatggcagtacatatcatatgttcactgtttgcagattacttgtgcgcttgggcatcttaaatagtttaagtgcattgcagtgataaaataactattttcttccgtgctcaactcttagaggacctcaaagtcatcaaactagctatgcactaatgtcatacttataatattcatggactctctggatcaaaacatatctttaaggtATTTTGAAGAACTAtgagaaatgaattgacaagcaataattttatagtttaattactttatatttattggaacatataaataatgttagtcacgatcaattctattaacacatatatatatcaaaaatataaagtgaaatgaaacaagtatataatttctactttatggcaagaataaaatgaaatagtagattgttaacatgatatagctctattttcatttcttttaccttaatcgttttgttttcattaattgtttattattataattatttctctaacttatttatcttttatgatagttttcattatgtcaaatttatcaaaacttgaatttgtggcacttgacatcaccgggaggaactatttatcatgggtccttgatgctgaaattcaccttgacgctaaaggtcttggaaatactattatacaaggaatgaagcatcaaatcaggataaagcgaagaCCATGATTTTCCTTCATCATCATCTagatgaagggttaaaaactgaatatttaatcgtaaaagatccacttgaattgtggattaatttgaaggatcggtatgaccacctaaaacttacagtattaccgaaagctcggtatgagtggatacatttaaggttacaagactttaaaaccgtaagtgagtacAATTCTGCTATCTTTATAGTAAGTTctatattaaaattatgtggagacattatcacagatgaggacttattggaaaaaatattttctacttttcatgcttcaaatgtggtgctacaataacaataccgtgaaaaaggttttaagaaatattctgagttaatcacatgcctacttgtggcagagcagaataatactctattaattgaaaatcatgaagcccgtcccacTAGGTCTGCTCTATTTCGGGAAGTGAATGCTATAGCagcatatgataagtttgaaagaaaacaaaataattaccgtggtcatggacatggtcgtaaacgtggacgtggcggggggcgaaacaattatcgttattatggtggaaataaattggagaacaataagagttctcaaattaatcattcaaaaagtaaagctagtatgtgtcaccgatgtggtatgagaggtcattgggcacgcatttgtcgtacgccagaacattttgtcaaactttatcaagcttccctcaagaaaaaagaaaataatgtggtggcacacttgacctttcaaaataatgatgatgaatcAGGTTCCTCAAACAAATATGactaaggcacatcttgcatataaagatgatgattttgaaggcctaacaaatattactcattttgaacttggagacttctttgaggatattgactgaagaactaatcatcttactagggaatgaagctataaaagttcttatttttatgtttgcaactagtttatttttcttgagtgtattttcctaatgcgtCACGTGTTGCTAGTGtctacattcctaatgtatttcttaacGTTTTTTTCCTGCTTGTCTTTCacatttcttatgatgtattatttgtcttttttttatgaagaatatgaaaattctccAGTCTCCaattggactcaagattaataaagatgatatatgtcttttggatagtgctacaacatacactattttaaaagataagagatatttctcttatatggtaatgaaagaagcgaatgttaatacaatatccggtagtacaagattaattgaaggttctggaagagccaatttattactaccaggaggaacaaatttggctattgatgaagcattatattgtagtaaatctcaaagaaacttattaagtttcaaagatattcgccaaaatggctatcatattgagactacaaatgatgaaaatattgaatatctttatattactacaataatgtccggtaagaaatatgtgcttgaaatgttacctgctctttcctccggcttatactacacatGTATTAGTAGGATTGAAGCACATGCCGTAataaacgagaagtttactaatcaagataattttattatttggcatgactagttgggccatcctggttctaatatattgcgtaaaataattgagaattcacatggacatgcaatgaagaatcagaagattcttcaatttaaggaattctcttgtgctgcatgttctcaaggaaaattaattattagaccatcaattattaaagttaggatggaatcccttgcatttctggaacgtatacatgGTGATATATGCAAGCCCATTCACTCTCCTtatggaccattcaaatattatatgggtttggtagatgcatctacaagatggtcacatgtgtgcttactatcaactcgcaatatggcatttgcgagattgttggctcaaataataaagctaagagcacaattttcagattatgcaattaagacaattcgtcttgataatgctggtgaatttacatcccaagcatttaatgattattgtatttcaactgggataataattgagcatccggttgctcatgttcatacacaaaatggtctagcagaatcattgatcaaacgcctccaattaattgctagaccaatgcttatgagaacaaaatttcCTATTTCaatatggggtcatgctattttgcacgcagcagcacttgtgcggataaggcccacaagttaatcataaagtctccccattacaattggcttttggtcaggagccaaatattttccatcttaggatctttggttgtgcgatatatgttctaattgctccaccacaatgcacaaagatgggtcctcaaagaaggttggggatatatgttggatatgaatctccttctattataaaatatctagagccgatgactggagatttatttacggcaagattttctgattgctaTTTTGATGAATCAatatatccaacattagggggagaaaataagtagctgaaaagaagatagattggaatgcattatcactatctcatttagatcctcgaacaaatcaatgtgaacaagaggttcaaaagattattcgtttacaaaatattacaaatcaattgccagatgcattcactgacctaccaagggtgactaagtcacatattccagctgctaatgctccaattcgagttgatatcccaacaggacaattaattaaagcaaatgagtctaagccatgcttgaaacgtgatagaccaatcggttctaaagataaaaatcctcgaagaagaaaaggagcaagtgatcaaagtgaacataacacagaggtagtggctcaagaagagccccaagacatAACAAATAATAAGACCTTAGaggaggtccaggtacctgaaaataataagaatgaagagatatcaataagttatgtctcaaccgggaaaaggtggaatcgaaataatattgttatagataacatttttgcttataacattgatgttgaaataatgcaacaagatgaggatcttgaacaaaaatctgtcaatgaatgtagacagagaaatgattggccaaaatgaaaagacgctatccaggcagagttaacttcacttggaaaacgtgaagtcttcggatccatagttcgaacacctgaaggcataaagccagtagggtataaatgggtttttctgcgaaaacgaaatgataaaatgAAGTCATTAGATATAAAGCGAGACTTATGACATAAGGGTTTTTCCAAAGGCgtggaattgattatatggagacatattctcctgtagtggatgctatcaccttcaggtatctcataaatatggcagtgcaagaaaaacttgatatgcatctaatggatgttgttacagcctatttgtatggatcattagacaatgaaatttttatgaaagtatcTGAGGGATTcaaagtgccagaagcatataaaagttttcgagaaacttgttcaataaagttTCTCGAAAACGGTCTGGATCTGAAACAATCAGGTCATATGTGGTACAATtgcctgagtgaatacctgttgaaagaagggtacaagaatgatccaatttgtccttgtgtctttataaaaaggtctggatctgaatttgttataatcgccgtgtatgttAATGATTTAAagatcattggaactcctagggaaCTTGCAAAAATAGTAggctgtttgaagaaagaatttgaaatgaaagatcttggaaagacaaaattttgtcttggtctacaaattgagtatatgaaagatggaatatttgtccatcaatcaacatacaccgaaaagattttaaagcgattctatatggataaagcacatccattgagtaccccgatggttgtgagatcacttgatataaagaaagatctattccaacctcatgaaaatgatgaagagtttcttggtgccgaagtaccatatcttagtgcaattggggcattaatgtatcttgccaataattcccgaccagatataACTTTCTaagtaagcttattggcaagatttaatacttcgccaacacaaagacacttgtcacgacccaatccccgaacctgatcgtgatggtgcctctcatgaagacaaggccagccagacccaAACGGaatacctcttttaaacagttaatcatcataaacagtaataaaatataatatagcattcataaattgcggaatttaacgataataacagcaggaaccatcccgacacagcccaaactggggtgtcacaaatCATGATCTACTACAGAATctactataggtctacaaagtacggaattcGATaaaacagtctgaagaaaacataaatgatagaggataagagagacaaggggctgcggacctcaacagctacctcgtaactccaaatcactaccTAGCCTagaaggaatcagcgctcaggaacggactctgcgatgcctgaatctgcacacatggtgcagggagtaatgtgagtactccgactcagtgagtaataattacaaataatggctgaaagtatgaaaatacataaaggcacaaagcaattccatatcaagcagtaaaatcactttaagcagtaaatcagtgaagaaatcaaatgatattccttttgaaAACAAgtaacaggtaatttaacaggtaaatgacatgtaaaaaattcgcccctcgggcacaatatcaatcgCTCGGcataatatcagcccctcgggctcactctcagtgcagtatcagcccctcgggctacctcacaatcactcagcataatggtcagccattgttacctgaccaaattgcatcatacagtatcattgttaccactatttcaaatcacatgggtacccgcgctcactgtgggtgtgcagactccggaggggccccttacggcccaagcgctatatcaagccacctcgtggaatcatcactcagcatatcctcacatcactcaatccaccgcgtggcatataaagtatctcagaccatcgacctcatatcactcaacatatcctcacatatggccctcggcctcactcagtccgaaattcctcacaagcccctcgggcattagtaaaatagtagatctcagccaaaacatcatttagaaatatcatttaagtttccaatctgagtaaaagtggatgagtttgtaaaacagtagagaTAAACAGGATTGAGTTCat
Above is a window of Nicotiana tabacum cultivar K326 chromosome 8, ASM71507v2, whole genome shotgun sequence DNA encoding:
- the LOC142162929 gene encoding protein BUNDLE SHEATH DEFECTIVE 2, chloroplastic-like, which translates into the protein MGIAPEERFNGSKMLPTAPRVVEVKATDTDKDTKVRSIVCQNCDGNGAVSCSQCKGTGVNSVDHFNGRFKAGGLCWLCRGKKDMLCGDCNGAGFLGGFMSTFDE